From Rhopalosiphum padi isolate XX-2018 chromosome 2, ASM2088224v1, whole genome shotgun sequence:
caATGTATTTaacaacataatacaataaaggTAGAAAGATGCAGTGGCAGATTGGCCCACTGGGATACCAGAAAGTTTTATGTGAGCCGATAGTCGTATTATAACTCTGAACCAATGTAATTGGTGGGCCTGTCACATGGTAATTTCCTGGGCGGATATTTTAGTCAATCCGTTACTGGAaagatatactatatagtatctatattagaagaaaaaaaaataacaatagtttaACCATCATAAACATAGGTGTCCAGACATTAATGGCAggcaaatttaatcaaaattggtTATACTTTTACCCTATCATGAGCACACATGATATAATGGATCCATAGATCATATCcccaaaataaataacttttgtaATGTTTagcactaataaaaaaataaatgtaattggtGTTAAATCTAggatatcataaaattatgtacaaattgtTATAGGTCAATTAGTCAATAAGTAACGACCTTTACATTTGTTACTTAGAAAGACTTCATGATTAGTGATTAATAGTGACTGAtgagtaataacttataattagtaCAACAACTTATTatgcatttacatatttttttctggttgaacttattatataccataaacaaaataacaaacaacacagttgaagaaataattaaaatatttacatattaagtcataaaatcaaaaattatttaaataacacaatacAACATGGACTAggacaattaatataatttaaatagcatacaatagaaaatattactttCAAAAATCAAGGAACTAGATAAGTAGAACTTATATGGTGCAAGTAAAAGGTAAGTTTAATTAAGtaactgtaaatattaaattaagtaaaccTAAAAAAAAGAACCAGTTAAGTCGATCCAATCTGGAATATGGATATAACTAAAAAACTGTATTCatagttagtaaaatatatatattatacctgtgACCTGTGCAAAAATGTTTGAatgatttatttactatattttttttatataaactttataaataacaataataatataacataatataaaacataagttGCACTGAAAGAATTTTCACTGGTACTAAgtattatattgaacaaattaaaataatttgatctgataaaaataaataaatagcaaaTTTAGTATTTGTCTTACCCGTAGTCAACTTATGTCCAAATAAACCACAATTAAATGCTGGTATACGTGCAGATCCTCCAATATCTGTTCCAAGACCCAAAGGACTACCACAAGCTGAAACTATACTagcctaaaataaaaaaaatatttcttactaaagactttatttttatattattttaaacatacttCTCCACCAGAAGAACCACCAGCTGAATGATTTGTGTTGTAAGGATTATTTGTTTGTCCGTAAACTTTATTTCTAGTTTCACACCACAGGTTTATTTCTGGAACATTTGTAACGCCTAAGAGTATTGCACCAGCAGTCTTTAATGATTTAACAACTTCTGCATCCTCATTGCTTTTCATTCCAGTTCTAGATACCAAACCAAAAGTAAAAGCCATTCCTTTTGCTCCTGTACTTTCTTTAGATGTAAATGGAATACCAAATAAAGGTTTgccatcaaaaattaaatttattttttcttctgtATCAGCTAGTTCAATAAGTTTATCATACTCATCAGCTTCAGCTAATGCTTTGTCAAAACGTGTATCAACTACAGCATTTAATATCGGGTTGACTTGTTCAATTCGTTTGATGAAGCATTCAACAACATGGCGACATGTAACttccttatttttaattttattgacaatAGTTGTACAACTATCAAGAACCAATAGATCTTCTACTGGGGGCAATATTTGTGAtggagtatttttataaatatagtgaaATACAAATGACACAATTAAGTcataaataaatcgaaaaaatgaaattacatATGACAAACAGTTACAAGGATTTCGAGTTCTGGGTTTTTTTGATGGACGGCTTTTCTTTGAGAAAACTTTTTCCTGTTTTtcctaaaaatacatataatagaatttttattccaacaattttaagaatatactattttatttctcaaaCTGATATTTCATGtacaacttaataattataaataagaaatacttaAGAGATAGCTCATCAAAAATGGTAAGTAGGTAGATAGTAAATACGCAGTCAATACCcattagtaaatactaaaattaatgttgtataataaccaattaatgtaaaattatacaaaatttgtaatatacccAATTATGAAATCGGCTATAGGtatttcattagttttttttaacatgtttacaaaataatattgacaacaaattgcaaatattaaatgcattagAGAAACTTCTGTTTAAAACTTAAAGCATTAAACAAGTAACTACAGTTtcacctacattttttttgatacttactaagatgaaaattaaaaattaattaaaataatatactcaaacaaaaatacaataggtGGAATGATCTTTATTACCTTTCTATGACCAGCCATTGCGAGTACGTCGGTACCGACGAgtagatttatattttctttaagtaAACACGTAACAcggaaacaaaattaaaaaaaaaaaacaaaactttgaCATACTACTCTGATTGTCAATTTTAAGGTGGGGTAagtagacaatattattattggtatatatatatatataaatacgttgtCTGCCGCGGAGTAGGAACAAGTCGCGTTTCACACAGCTACGCGACCACCTTGAAAAAAAAcggaatattgaataataatttatgttattattttttaaatcaatataaagcGTTGAATTACTGTTTCTCAAAACAAATTATccttaattcataatttttatttgtaggtCAACGTAAAATGGCGCAATGAGCACGATTCGtttcacatttataatatttatttttataaataattattatatttgacttGTTACAAATACTATATACGTGTATACTATTGCTTTCTGTGTATTAgtttaatgtattgttttttctgataattagtaattactatatattataatcattgatcacttattataggtaaaatataaacatgaacTCTGAACATTCTAACATTGAACATACAAAGTTTAATACACACTTCTATAatctatagtaaatagtaaatagaaaTTTGTGGTTTAATATCAATGCTAATCATAACACGCTAAGGTCGACAGATTGTATTATCAGTGTTATAGGGACCATGTTTGATGTTTAGTTCTTTGCTTCGGTAATATGTAATAACCGTATTTGCGGAAAATACTTTTTGAGtggatattttgtatttaaatatctattggaaaaatacatttaaataattaattaaataatttttcagggGAATGGGATTAAGGAAAAGTATGATTAAAACTGAAGAAGTTGTGTGTGATTTTGGAGAAGACAATCAATACAATGATTGAGCAAATAATGTGATGAAATCGGTAAATGATGCGTAGTGTGTGAAATGAATAAGTCCAAATAAGTACTTAGATATTACCAGGGATCGATGGTATAAAAGAATAGTGGTTTTGGGAATGATAtcagaaatataattatgtggGATGGATGAAATGGAAAGAAACGTTATTTTGTGTGACAAGAGGATGCTGTTGAGCTTATTAGGCAGTTGTGAGTCTAGgtagttatgttatattatgaatcaaAATGTTGGGCCGTGAAGAAAAATAgaacatataaatatgttagaTAAAAATGCCAAGGCGAATATGTAGAGTCACTAgagaagataaaataattaattaaatcattaagatTTAAAGGTAGTGAACTAGTGTAAGAGTGGTACCTATGCCATCATTGCCATCAATTGTAGATAAAATAATGAAGACTAGGTTGAAACTCAGCCATATTGTGGTTCATGAGGAGAGGTGACTTAGGGGCAGTGAGAGTAGTTAAGGAAATATAGAAAGAAAGATAAGGAGATTAGAAATTGTTAAATAGAATACTTgagaataatatgaaaatagttaGTGGAAACGTGGGGAGGGTAAAGTTCTGTTTAAGTGTAATACAAGCGAGGCCAGCTCCATATAGTTAGAAACGAAGAGTTAGAAATAAGAAGAAAAGGAAGACAggagataattaaatattatttcattcaataatttaaatattatcccgtatctaaaatacttttaacaagtatggataataattatcgttaacACCAAAAATACCGGATACTTTCATTTCGGTATCAACACTAGAAATACCATTAGGAACTAGCTCATTATAGCTATTGAGACTcttgagtatattatatgatttgattttaaatcattttctacaggtaataaataatattattataatgacatggTACAGCtgtcattattttatagttattacttatttagttGACGTAATACGAGCCGCTTCTGATATAAAGATTATGAGTACGATCATTATACGCCGAAGTTTAAATATGCTTTCGTATTAAATCACATTTGGAGATTGTATTTGTACGATTGAGTTACTTTTACCCATCATATCATATCTTTATATAGATGAGGTATCTGCACTCTACAGTCTTGATATTCATTCGCGTccgtaattatatataatatgatggtaaatgataagtatacctatgagaaaaaataaatctttatcaaaaattttaaaaaccaagttattaaaaaatgccAAATTAAAGCCACTTGAAAAAAGATTTAGTCttataaaattgaaagtatATAAGTGACATCCATATTGTGGccattaaatttctttaaacgTCACATTACTCCTACTTTAATAAACACCaatgactttttatttttattgcttaaCATTTGGcaagtttttgaataattgaccTTCTGTGTTTTGTCTAAATCCGACATAGATATTCAAGTATGAAGAATATgatctgtaattttttttggcgtcaatatgtttttaattaggCATTTAACAGACAGTCATAATGTAGATATTCCTGTTTTTATATACTGATTTTTTCGGGAGAGGgtcttgaattattttattttattctgattTCTATCTTTTTCATTGCTTACTGCAGGGTTAGGTTGCTAGTAAACGTCAGATCAAacgttaaacaataaaaataaaagattagtGTTTCTCATTAAAGTAAGAGAGAAGTAAGGTGTTAGACTGAAGAGAGAGTAGATTTGGTTACAATTTAGATATCACTATCTACTTTGATAAGttgattttttcattaaattatctttaacattaactttttttaacagTTAGGTTTTTGATAggaatatcattaattttattgattccaGTTACACAGACATTGTATTTTAAACGTGTACCTACGTTTGGTCACAAAAGGAAATTGAGTTACCAACGTCTAATAAAGcaatttataaacgtatatatttctaataatatttcttatattttaaacatgttttttgtaaattattattagtataatttttttctcaagaATCAGattaaaattacacatattatatagctgcaaggggtataatacatgtaaaaagataatacattataatgcaatattaaaaacagaaatCCAAAATCAGTAAagcttataaataacataaatagtatttttcccgtattttagataataacgAGAATTCAGCATATTTAATAGTTCCCTAAATACGACTTACACTACTACTAATATTTACTGTAGGTAGTACTCCGTACAAGTCGTATATAGGCAATTAAATATGCTGAATTCTCATAATCATCTTATCGGGAAAAATACTATTCTTGTTATCTACACGCTTTACTGATTTTGGATTTCTGTTTTCAATATTGCATTATAGTGAACTCGTCACTAGGAATATTGctttttctacattttaaatatcgatcgaatattttgtgatttaaaatagtgttttttgtttaattaattaaattataaccacAATAAACATGAATGTTGcaagaaaacaattaaacactataaaaattttTCATGCAAAACTATTGGATACGGTAAAGTaccacctatttaatatttaatattttgttaacttaagtctttacttttttacttattttatacttccTGAAGTTCTGTATAACATGTATTAAAGTGCCtaatcctttaaatttaatatttgaaaataaaaactgattttaacTCTAGCtaatgtagttatatattaattatttcaactaaattttttatttattttatgaatacagATTGAAGTTATTgctaaatttgttaaaataaataaaattatacgtttaaaattatatttgtttatctttatatttaacTCCTTTGTGCATTTATTGTAGCTAAAACGACTTCAAAATGATCTTGCCAATAATTACAACCAAGATATTGAACGTCTTAAATTGGAACAAGAATTATTAAAAGCTGAAGTTGAAACAGAATTAgcaaaacttaaaaaagaaaagattCAAATTGGAAgtgtaagtaaaattataattttgtatttaagaaatttaaccTGTTTAttgaattgatttaatattaattaactagaaataattaacaatacatttCATAGGACAAAATCCTATATAAACCATCTAACTTTTGATAActacttcattatttttatgatggcgagatataatatataaactacttAACAGATATAgtcaatatatatactataggtattattattattattttattattttttgctattaaataaaataaaaatagtatttcttGATCATTAAATTACTTGCAAATTTGGGTTCAGTTTCAATTATGtgttattagctttaatattataaacttaaagatAAGAACATTTTCTATGTTCTCTCAATGAATTTTtacaatactttaatatttaagttaggagtacttttatatttttatattttatacactcaTAACCGAGCTCACAACTATAAAGATTTTTCATAACCTCCTGGCTTCTATCATATGCCATCCGCAAATTTTGCagtaatgtattgttattaagtggattaaattaaattgttttattttgatttaaattattaaataagaaatgtatacattttttaaaatattatattaattttatatgtttacaggacttaaaaattgaagtaaaaagttccaatgataatattaataaagaaaacatttcGACTGTGAAAACAATTGCAAATGATAATACTGATGTTAAAAAGAACAATCCAccttttaaaactgaaaaaaaacaaaaaaaaaataatgctggTGAGagatacaatacatttaaaatgtatatttattatattttatattaaaatagaaatatgaaagtattattaattattaattaattgatatggtaaaatatattttagctgtTCCTGCAAAAAGTACTGTCACCACACCAGTAGATTTTGGTAGATTAGATTTACGTGTTGCTAAAATTTTAAGTGCTTCCAAGCATCCCAATGCTGATGCTCTGTATGTAGAAACTATTGATGTGGGAGAAGAAAAACCAAGAaatgttgtatgtatattggacctaaacattttatgtgttatatttttcaatctatattaaaaaatatttaaatataattaatttttagtatatatttctcttagaaataaaaaataaaaagtgtatatttagctatactattatttatattttactaattttactttatttctaGGTAAGTGGATTAGTGAAGTTTGTTCCATTAGAAGCAATGTCTAATCGCATGGTTGTATTGTTATGCAATTTAAAACCATCTAAAATTAGAGGTGTTCTGTCTGAGGCGATGGTAATGTGTGCTAGTTCGCCAGAAAATGTTGAAATACTAGAACCACCACCAGGTTCAGTGCCAGGGGATTATATTAACGTAGCTGGATATACAAGATCTCCAGACAAGGTATTGAAAGTATTTGAAGAAATTGCACTAGATTTGAAGACAGATGAGAACTTACAAGCTACCTATAAAGGAATTCCTTGGACTGTAGCTGATAAAGGAGCTGTTGTAGCAAAATCCTTAAaagatgttaaaattaaataaataacttacttaacataaaaacaatactttatatttaaatatttatattgtattgtgtcattataactaatttttatagtattgtattgGTTGATTAAATCTACAAAATACATTAatctatgaattttaatttatactatgttatcatttttattaatctaaattatatccagggatatttacttaaattataaaaactataatccAATTTTTTGTTAAGatgctaaaatataattataaaattatacccaattatgttttataggtAGTATCGAATTAGAGTAAATTtttactatgattattattatgtctgaaACAGGCAACTGAATATTCCACAAAATTAAAGTATACTAGAATATAGACTCAAACTGATGAGCTACCAAGAAAATTGTAATGAGCCACTCTAAATCTTGACCTCTATAAAGGGTAGttatgtagtaaaaaataaaaattatctcataataatataaataatattccctATAAGATATGTACCTATGTAGTAATAtactttacaaataaaaatgtgagTACGTTAGAATAGAAAAACAActggtaataaaaatacataatattatggttgacCACATAAAatggtgtttaaaataaatctttatgaTGTTTTTATGATGAAGTAAtaactagttaaaaaaaaattaatgtacataAGAAATTATATGaagatattatttcatattcaaatctacaataattcaaacattaaaaaaataaattataaattcaaaccaAAAATAACTGCTAGAAGTATTCAAATTGAAtctgatgattttattttagaatagcCATTATTGAAACAAATAGTTGTTAGGTTTGGATTTTTGTAAGCTTCTGATGAGAATACTTAAGCCACCAAGACAaaaaagtacattaaaaaaataggtGTCTGCTGTTCTGTAAGTGTCAAGTGTATTTTGTCATTAGTAGATCATTGTAATAGGATGTACTAAAtctgaattcaatgataaatcataacaTACTTATGCGATGCAAAACAATTCTGAGTGAAGACCTATGTCTCTTTCATTTTTTagtctatatttttaaagatattttagtatacatatatgtatattgtatttatttttattatgctgTATGTAaacggtaatttatttttctagtaataataataaagaattttgaaataatttttgcaaaagaacaattaacattttgtattacaattattttatggtatattataatttcatatattatttgtaggtaattattatttattataaccttGAAGTTAATTATGCAGAATGGTGTGAATAAGTTTAcctatcatataaaatataataaatatctatcaaatgttaacataaatatttggtgaaaaattcaagactacaataattcatttttgaatcaCAACAACaagctaaattaattttattaaaacttcatTAGGCCGTAAAaattcacgttttttttttgttcttttcgattattttaaaaagtagttaGGTATCTACTCGGAGTCTCGGAATGTCGTCCACTCATAAAGTACCAACTTAATCCAATTTGAGATCAAAAGTCACcctccaaaattaaaaatcaaagtatttcaTAAGTACCTACTCCTTAAGGTGTGCACGCGTAAAAAAACACTGTAAAACAAATTGATCTGCTGAGAATCTAAAAAATGACCATACAGTTGATTTAATTTGGCCATTGTTGGTCATGTACTCATGTGTTAAGGGTTGATACAAATTTGATATCTCGGTGTGCTGAACCTACTTAATACGGTCCTGCTCGATATGTTACAATTCTCAGActcagatattataaaaatagtactcTCAAAGTTTATGAACAGGCTTAGAATGCTTAGTTAGtagttagtttatgttttatttacaagAAACGATGCagctgatatatcattgtaGGTACTATACGAAATACGATTTTAAGCGGAGACGGTTCATAAGTCACCTATATATTTCCATGctatttgttttttgattttattattaagtaatttattttactaatagtaataaagtAAGATGAATTTTTGCCGAAAATATTATCGCAGGCCTtaggtataacatataataatatacgtaaaagttatataggtactttatttaatgatattcatagtttaaatacataatttcgcCAActatttgaacttgaaatgtttaaaaaatgtaaaaattgcttttatattttttgatttcagtaaaaactatttatgagAAACTTTTCATAGCtatgcttttaaaatttaatataatattccttatAAGTAGGACTTTAAACTTAATGCACTTACAAAGTACTAAATATGCATGCACTTATGCGcttatatagtataagtatattttaaaaatatgcacataaatattgacatttaattatataataaatgcaatgtttacgGCAAAATTGAATCAACCTACCGTAATACCTACTAaagtactaatagtaaaataaattactttaatagcaatatcaaatAACACATATGAAATGTACTTTAAAGACTAAAGAGATATAGGTTGACAGACCGTCTCCACGCATAATTgctttttgtatacaataataaatgattatattattataaatcaatcaaaaatttttatttttatttttttcataaaaacatattaaggtTTGTTTACTTATAGATTCACATAAttcttacttattaatttaaactacttAATTAAGACTGAATTAAAGTGAAATTTTCCTTCTCACTTTAATAGACTTAGGATTAGAATGATTAGATTTATACAACTGATTCGTAGAACAAAATCTTAGTTTGATGttcattacataaaatattagaaaatatataggtaagtacttacctactaaaatgttaatgtgtagatatttaaataataattttagcatAAGATAGTGTCGATAGTGAGATACATCTAATGCAATAGTCACAGAGAATTATTGtaacagaattattcaaaagtaaattgtataaatataaaattttaaaatttatttcgcaataatatgtaatttaatgataatatttttgtttaaaatatattatgcgagCATGCGGCAGTTACCGtccaatattttagaaaaaagtaTCCATCGTACTCATCGTACAGTTGTcactattgaaaattaaaataacccaGACGATCTTCCTAGTTTTTTGGAAAGCATAAAAGTAAgtaggtaaattaaattaggtacatatttatttgtgGGGCTGCAGCCCTTCTAATATTTTAGACCTAATTGCGCCAATGATTACTATACGgtacataatacaaaaatatatcattatacatcCTAGGATAGCTGTCTGCGATGGGTCGCCATTAGCCGATGACTTTGCCGGTTCACGCGTATAATAACAACGCTACATATATATTGGTACATAATAGCCGTACCTGTATAAAGCAAtctatacatgatatattatatgacacaaATGGAGTaggtaggtaaaataataataggtacacacgAATAATGTAGGACATCGATGCGACGCAAGCGAGACTATTCACTATAGATACAGTATCGTCGGTATAGGTGAAGCGAGAACACCCGCGTGCATTACAATTCCGTGTAGGTATAGGAAGTATAAGAGCCTCACGCGATCGTTGTGTAAAtgtgtaacattataatagtctattctatagttttattatggtaatatttaatgatttttggttTATATTTTGAGTGTCCTTGTGattcatttcataaaatatagaagATATGTTCAAAACGGCAGATAAAGAGGTAAGATTTTTaccttaatattttgataattagacACCCGATggccgataatataatatattaataatgactaTCATGAGTAACACAATAATTCGTTCTTAATGCtagtatatgtatactatgCATGTGTGTGTTTAAAGTCCACGAGGGAATATTATATATGGATAGGCGTgtgtaatgtaaatatgtaatgtgTATCTACGATCTATACCTACAGGCTATACAATACTTGTATTTCGTATATTACGGTAAaccaatacattattaataatatttacataaaaagtatacatttaaaccataattaatattttaaagattaaataaaatttttaatttatcaataacattttttataattaaatggatgacgattttttttttaaataccagatacttatttatattaataaataagaatttattaataatggtattaattataaataactatatttaaaaaattaaaaataatattgtattcagtagttattaaaattcacaataaattatatctaccTTTTAATTAGCtacagttataaatataaaaattaagtctAACTGAAACTGAATTCAGAATCTTAAGTTAGTTTGATTATTAGCCAGGTACATCCGGTTTGTGTAATCATCAGCTCAGTCTGTTATTTTTTACTCTATCATCTataggtatttaagtattttacaatGCAAATGCTCaactttagttttaatattttaacagagTGGAAGCtggtataatttaattgttttttattgcgTATTctgtatacctattacatacaatatatacggAAGATTGAGAAGGTAATCGGgagttattaaatgttaaacctCTAGGATTTAAACCTCttgtagaaaaatattgttctaGGAAACAGCGTCCGAATATTTACGTTAATTAGAtccaaaaaattacttattatagatattagatatttataatccatttctaagatatatatatattttatacatattatataaaatatactatctcATTTTGAGAATATAAtgcctaaaattaataaatatcataatttgtattcagtcatcgtaataaatattatgatttataaaatagcatttagtataataactttactatacatattatgtttaaaatacagtgattcttaaactttttattatagtgATGACTGATGATATTCCAAATT
This genomic window contains:
- the LOC132920449 gene encoding aminoacyl tRNA synthase complex-interacting multifunctional protein 1, producing MNVARKQLNTIKIFHAKLLDTLKRLQNDLANNYNQDIERLKLEQELLKAEVETELAKLKKEKIQIGSDLKIEVKSSNDNINKENISTVKTIANDNTDVKKNNPPFKTEKKQKKNNAAVPAKSTVTTPVDFGRLDLRVAKILSASKHPNADALYVETIDVGEEKPRNVVSGLVKFVPLEAMSNRMVVLLCNLKPSKIRGVLSEAMVMCASSPENVEILEPPPGSVPGDYINVAGYTRSPDKVLKVFEEIALDLKTDENLQATYKGIPWTVADKGAVVAKSLKDVKIK